A genome region from Labilibaculum antarcticum includes the following:
- the lpxK gene encoding tetraacyldisaccharide 4'-kinase codes for MKKLSPILKSLLFPFSLLYGMVVSVRNILFDFNILPITEFKIPIISVGNITVGGTGKTPHIEYLITLLNDDYKIATLSRGYKRKSKGYLLADETSTSNQIGDEPMQIKRKFPDILVSVDNKRVNGVKNLLKSEHGNDLDAVLLDDAFQHRSIKAGLSILLIDYNRPITRDYIMPYGRLRESASEKDRANIIIVSKSPRNMTPIDRRIIVKELDLLPFQSLYFTTLDYGNLEPVFKNDAINIINEDWAKENFSILLVTGIANPKPLKEYLENFSDVVEEVQFSDHYSFQIKDLNLIQSKFEKLEGENKIIVTTEKDATRFFDMEINQESIKEHLFYIPLRIKFLNEDKSKFDVQIMNYVSKNKRSSNLHNIKTDSI; via the coding sequence ATGAAAAAACTATCCCCCATACTGAAAAGTCTGCTTTTTCCTTTTAGTTTACTATATGGGATGGTTGTATCTGTACGTAATATCCTCTTCGATTTTAATATTTTACCCATCACCGAATTTAAAATCCCAATCATATCTGTTGGTAACATTACTGTTGGCGGAACTGGAAAAACGCCTCATATCGAATACCTTATCACCTTACTTAATGATGATTACAAAATAGCTACGCTAAGTAGAGGATATAAGAGAAAATCAAAAGGTTATTTACTTGCCGATGAAACATCAACATCAAATCAGATTGGTGATGAGCCAATGCAAATCAAAAGAAAGTTCCCTGATATTTTAGTTTCTGTTGATAATAAAAGAGTAAATGGAGTAAAGAATCTGCTAAAATCGGAACATGGTAATGATTTGGATGCAGTATTGCTTGACGATGCCTTCCAACACAGATCAATAAAAGCCGGTTTATCAATTCTATTAATAGATTACAACCGACCCATTACCCGAGATTATATTATGCCCTATGGCAGGCTTAGAGAGAGCGCAAGCGAAAAAGACCGTGCTAACATTATTATTGTAAGCAAATCGCCGAGAAATATGACACCTATTGATCGTAGAATAATTGTCAAAGAATTAGATCTTCTCCCGTTTCAATCTTTATATTTTACTACGCTTGATTACGGAAATTTGGAACCTGTTTTTAAAAATGATGCGATCAATATAATTAATGAAGATTGGGCAAAAGAGAATTTTTCTATTCTTTTAGTGACAGGTATCGCCAATCCTAAACCTCTTAAGGAATATCTTGAAAACTTTTCTGATGTTGTTGAAGAAGTCCAATTCTCCGATCATTACTCATTTCAAATAAAGGATCTTAATCTCATCCAATCAAAATTTGAAAAATTAGAAGGCGAAAATAAAATTATCGTTACCACAGAAAAAGATGCCACACGGTTTTTCGATATGGAAATTAATCAAGAATCGATTAAAGAGCATTTATTCTACATTCCTTTACGGATAAAATTTTTAAATGAGGATAAATCAAAGTTTGACGTTCAGATTATGAACTATGTAAGCAAAAATAAACGCTCAAGCAATCTGCACAACATCAAAACCGATTCAATATAA
- the sppA gene encoding signal peptide peptidase SppA, whose amino-acid sequence MKSFFKFTFASILGVIIGGFILLVLGIMIIAGIVASGDQPTTVKDKSILEIKLNKQLVDRGSDNPLADFDFLSMSPNSNIGLNTILENIEKAKTDEKIKGIYLNITDIPANFGGLASIEEIRNKLKEFKTTGKFIVSYNNFGHSQKAYYLTSISDSIYLNPEAGLFLLGMGGERTFYRKFLEKIGVEAQVIRVGKYKSATEQYFRDDMSDESREQTMSYVGAMWNQLLEGISEERNISIEKLNKLIDEVAIRKAADAEKYGLIDGVIYEDEMQDILRKLSDIKENKKLRLVSTSDYENAPGVDLKFSKNKIAVIYASGAIGLEQNESSIGPELVQTIRKARLDSTIKAIVLRVNSPGGYANVSDFIWREVKLASDAKPVIASMGNVAASGGYYIACPADTIVADKNTITGSIGIYGLFFSGEELIKEKFGLTTDSYGTNEHAAFGGSFPLLLPISTRKFTPTEKEIVQNIINNGYDTFLSRVAEGRHMTVEQVNEVAQGRVWNAMDAQKNGLVDVLGGLETAIQIAKEKAGIEDYRIVSLPKLKDPIEALIEDFTGKTTAKILKNELGSFYNTYEKTQDLIQLGGIQARIPYEIDLH is encoded by the coding sequence ATGAAGAGTTTTTTCAAATTTACCTTTGCTTCTATCTTAGGAGTTATTATTGGCGGTTTTATATTGCTGGTTCTCGGAATAATGATTATTGCAGGAATCGTAGCAAGTGGCGATCAACCCACTACCGTTAAAGACAAAAGTATTCTAGAGATAAAATTAAATAAGCAGTTGGTGGATCGCGGTTCAGACAATCCATTAGCCGACTTCGATTTTTTATCAATGAGTCCTAATTCCAATATTGGATTAAATACAATTCTTGAAAATATTGAGAAAGCAAAAACAGATGAAAAAATAAAAGGAATTTACCTTAATATAACCGATATACCTGCCAATTTTGGAGGTCTGGCGTCTATTGAAGAAATCAGAAATAAACTAAAGGAATTCAAAACTACAGGAAAATTCATCGTTAGCTACAATAATTTTGGGCATTCTCAAAAGGCATATTACTTAACTTCCATTTCTGACAGTATATACCTTAACCCTGAAGCAGGTTTATTTCTTTTAGGAATGGGTGGTGAAAGAACCTTCTACAGAAAATTCCTAGAGAAAATTGGAGTTGAAGCTCAGGTAATTAGAGTTGGGAAATACAAATCGGCAACCGAACAATACTTTCGTGATGATATGAGTGACGAAAGTCGCGAACAAACCATGTCTTATGTTGGAGCCATGTGGAATCAGCTTCTTGAAGGAATATCAGAAGAAAGGAATATTTCAATTGAAAAATTAAACAAACTAATTGATGAAGTAGCAATTCGAAAAGCTGCCGATGCAGAAAAGTATGGTTTAATTGATGGAGTTATTTACGAAGATGAAATGCAAGATATACTTAGAAAACTATCTGACATTAAAGAAAATAAAAAACTAAGATTGGTAAGTACATCGGATTATGAAAATGCACCAGGAGTAGATCTTAAATTTTCTAAAAATAAAATTGCTGTTATTTATGCTAGTGGCGCCATAGGATTAGAACAAAATGAAAGTTCTATTGGTCCAGAATTAGTTCAAACTATTCGTAAGGCTCGTCTTGACTCCACAATTAAAGCAATTGTATTAAGAGTTAACTCTCCAGGAGGATATGCAAATGTATCTGATTTTATCTGGAGAGAAGTGAAATTAGCATCCGATGCAAAACCTGTAATTGCATCAATGGGAAATGTTGCTGCTTCGGGCGGATATTACATTGCCTGTCCTGCTGATACTATTGTTGCAGATAAGAATACAATTACTGGTTCGATTGGAATTTATGGTTTGTTCTTTTCGGGTGAAGAGTTAATAAAAGAAAAATTTGGCTTGACTACAGATTCTTATGGAACTAATGAACATGCTGCTTTTGGAGGTAGTTTTCCTCTACTATTACCTATTTCAACCAGAAAATTCACCCCAACAGAAAAAGAAATTGTTCAAAACATTATCAACAACGGCTACGACACCTTCTTAAGTAGAGTTGCCGAAGGACGACACATGACTGTTGAGCAGGTGAATGAAGTTGCTCAAGGCAGAGTTTGGAATGCAATGGATGCACAAAAAAATGGTTTGGTTGACGTTTTAGGAGGATTGGAAACAGCAATTCAAATAGCTAAAGAAAAAGCTGGGATTGAAGATTATAGAATTGTTTCTCTTCCAAAACTAAAAGATCCTATAGAAGCATTAATAGAAGATTTTACAGGAAAAACTACCGCAAAAATTCTGAAAAATGAATTGGGAAGCTTCTACAACACCTACGAAAAAACACAAGATCTAATTCAACTTGGAGGAATACAAGCTCGTATTCCTTATGAGATTGACCTACATTAG